The Streptomyces cathayae DNA segment TCCATTCCGCGCCGCGGCGCGTACACCGCGCGGGGACGCCCCCGCCCGGACGGCGCCTCCAGGGTCCGCTCCACCGCCCCGCGCGTCACCAGCGAATCCAGGTGGAAGCGCGCCGTGTTGGCGTGGACCCCCACCCGCTCCGCCACCTCGTTGACGCCGAGCGGCGCGCCGGCGGTGCGCAGCACCTCGAGCACGGCACGGCGGCGCGGGGTCACCGGGTCGCCGTCCCCGGCGCGCTCCCCGGAGGTCACGCCGCGCCGTCCTGCGGCGGCAGCGCGGCGATCAGCGGGTGGTCCCGCTCGATCAGCCCCAGCTTGGAGGCCCCGCCGGGCGAGCCGAGGTCGTCGAAGAACTCGACGTTCGCCTTGTAGTAGTCCTTCCACTCCTCGGGAGTGTCATCCTCGTAGAAGATGGCCTCGACCGGGCAGACCGGCTCGCAGGCGCCGCAGTCGACACACTCGTCCGGATGGATGTACAGGGACCGCCGGCCCTCGTAGATGCAGTCGACCGGGCACTCGTCGACGCACGCCTTGTCCTTCACGTCGACACAGGGCTGCGCGATCACATAGGTCACGACGTCCTCCTCCCCGAATTCTCACTAATCCTCTCTGTGAGAATAGTGCTTCACGGCATCCTTCCACCACCGGCGACGCCCGGGAATCACAGGAAACAGGGCACCGTCCGGGCGAAGCAGCCGATTCCCCGTGAAGCGCGATCGCGCTCCAGCCCAGGAGGCACGGCACTCACCGGCAGATCGAGGCGCCCTGCGGTGCACCGATCGTGCAAGCCCGTCCGGCGCACCGCGAGCGGGCACACCGGGCGC contains these protein-coding regions:
- the fdxA gene encoding ferredoxin — protein: MTYVIAQPCVDVKDKACVDECPVDCIYEGRRSLYIHPDECVDCGACEPVCPVEAIFYEDDTPEEWKDYYKANVEFFDDLGSPGGASKLGLIERDHPLIAALPPQDGAA